The DNA sequence AAATGAAAACGCACCATTAACTCAACACTAAAAAGTAGAAAGTAGAAACACTTCACACCTGGATTGTAACAGAAACAATGTTACTCACTTTCGCTCCTCACCTACTCTTGGCGCGTTCACCTTCCGCCCATCACTCACTCTACTTCGCCGGAAGCTGCAACCTCTCCCGCTCCATCATTTCCTTGCGCTCCCGCCACCACTTCCCAATACTGCACCTCAACCCATCGCTGCCTTTCAAACCCAGCCACTTCACCTTCCTCGCCACCCGAGCAGATGCATTTAACCTCGCAGCCTACGATTCTGACGGAGCTCTCCCCAAACATGCTGCTGGCGCTGGCGGTTTTGATTTCGACTACTTCCTTTCTCTCATCGAATTCTCGTGCCTGCTTTCTTCTGCGTTCGCGTCGGTCTGTGTCGCTGTGGTCGCGGGTTTGAAGAAGGAGCTTTTGGCCGCGATTGGGAGTAAGGCTGCTGTCTGGGGAACCTTGGCGCTGGTTTTTGGGGTTTTGAGTGGCGCGTGGATCCGGAGACGGCAATGGAGGAGGGTTTGTAGGGAGACGGTGAAGGATGGGTTGCAGGTGAACCTGCTGCAGAGGATTGAGAAATTGGAGGAGGATTTGAGGAGCACCTCCGCCATTTCTAGGGTTTTGTCGAGGGAATTGGAGAAGTTGGCAATAAGGTTTCGCGTCACTAGGAAGACCTTGAAGGAGCCCGTAACTGAGGTAATTGATTAATATCTATGGCTGCAAGACTGTGTTGTTGTGTAGTGTAGCTAAGCATTTGATTCTGGCTTCTAAAGGCAATGCAATGTGTTGATGTGTGGAAGTTGATCACTGAGCGGAAGTTTTGGTGTTAGGTTTATGTTGATGCTAAGTTGCTAACTTATTTACGAAGGAAAAAGGAAATTAGAGTAGTTCAAGTAGCCACAGGATAGAATCTAATAACTGCTAAGTCTTCTAATGCATTTTTTACTCATTTACAACTAACCACAAACAATCCAGATAGTTGCAATTCTGCTTTTGG is a window from the Arachis stenosperma cultivar V10309 chromosome 3, arast.V10309.gnm1.PFL2, whole genome shotgun sequence genome containing:
- the LOC130968404 gene encoding uncharacterized protein LOC130968404, which codes for MLLTFAPHLLLARSPSAHHSLYFAGSCNLSRSIISLRSRHHFPILHLNPSLPFKPSHFTFLATRADAFNLAAYDSDGALPKHAAGAGGFDFDYFLSLIEFSCLLSSAFASVCVAVVAGLKKELLAAIGSKAAVWGTLALVFGVLSGAWIRRRQWRRVCRETVKDGLQVNLLQRIEKLEEDLRSTSAISRVLSRELEKLAIRFRVTRKTLKEPVTETAVLAQKNSEAARALAVQSDILEKEMVEIQQVLLAMQEQQRRQLDLILAIGKTGKLQESKLETREENDTLETSNSVDDEVKQEVHPI